Proteins encoded together in one Quercus lobata isolate SW786 chromosome 3, ValleyOak3.0 Primary Assembly, whole genome shotgun sequence window:
- the LOC115982885 gene encoding polygalacturonase-1 non-catalytic subunit beta-like produces the protein MLSSQFPAICPAAKLLCFPDSFLTLQELIFHPTDPEIRSWMQQCNFFRESMLKKGKVMLMPDIKDKMPERSFLPWSISSKLPFSTSKISEIKKIFHADDNSTMETMIVMSLSDCEKAPSLGETKRCVGSAEDMIDFAISILGRNIVVRSTENVKGSKQNIMIGSIKGINGGKVMQLVSCHQILFPYLLYFCHSVPKARVYEVDILDPNSKAKINHGVASCHMHTSNSNPNHAELTIASGPGQIRACHWVFENDLIWTVSN, from the coding sequence ATGCTCTCCTCTCAGTTCCCAGCCATCTGCCCCGCCGCCAAACTTTTGTGCTTCCCTGATTCATTCCTGACTCTTCAAGAACTCATATTCCATCCCACCGATCCCGAAATTAGATCATGGATGCAGCAATGTAATTTCTTTCGAGAATCGATGTTAAAGAAAGGGAAGGTGATGCTAATGCCGGATATTAAGGACAAAATGCCTGAAAGGTCGTTTTTGCCTTGGTCCATTTCGTCAAAATTACCATTTTCGACCTCTAAGATTTCTGAAATAAAGAAGATTTTTCATGCGGATGATAATTCTACTATGGAGACTATGATAGTGATGTCGTTGAGTGACTGCGAGAAGGCTCCGAGCCTAGGCGAGACCAAGCGGTGCGTGGGCTCAGCTGAGGATATGATTGACTTTGCAATCTCGATCTTAGGTCGAAACATTGTTGTTCGATCAACTGAGAATGTTAAAGGGTCAAAGCAGAATATAATGATTGGATCAATCAAAGGGATCAACGGTGGCAAAGTCATGCAATTAGTTTCTTGTCATCAAATCTTGTTCCCGTATCTACTCTATTTCTGCCATTCGGTCCCAAAGGCTCGAGTCTACGAAGTGGATATACTGGATCCGAATTCGAAGGCTAAGATCAATCATGGTGTTGCCAGCTGTCACATGCACACGTCGAATTCAAACCCGAATCATGCTGAATTGACTATAGCATCAGGTCCTGGTCAGATCAGGGCTTGCCACTGGGTTTTTGAGAATGATCTAATCTGGACAGTTTCTAACTAG